From the Deltaproteobacteria bacterium genome, the window GGCCGCGATCGCCGGTCTCGTTGATGTAGTCCCACGACATGTCGGTGCCGACCCAACCCGGCGCTACGGCGTAGGAGAGGATGCCGTCGCCGCCGTGGGTGCGGGCGAGGGTGTGGCTCAGCGCGTTGAGGGCGCCCTTGCTGGCCGCGTAGGAGCCGAGCAGCGGCTTCTCGCCCCGGTGCGCGGCCCGGCTCGAGAGGTGGATCAGGATGCCGCCGTCGCCGCGCGCCCGGAAGTGCGCGACGGCGCGCGTGGCAAGCTCGGCAGGCGCGAGCAGATTGAGCTGGAGCGTGCGCAGCCAGACCGCGCGCCAGGCCGCAGGCCAGGCGTCGTCGTCGGCAAAGGCGGGCTCGGCCTCGTAGGCCGCCGCGTTGTTGACCAGAACGTCGATGCGGCCCCGCCAGGCGAGAGCCTGCTGCCAGAGCGCCTCGGGCGCCGCCTCGTCGGCAAGATCGGCCCCCACCAGGCGGCAGCGCTCGGGAGCCGCCTCGGCCAGCGTTTCGGCCGCGTCCCGGTTCCGGTTGTAGTGCAGGACGACGGATGCGCCGCCGTCGAGCAGCGCGCGCACGCAGCAGGCACCGATGCCGCGCGATGCGCCGGTCACCAGCACGACCTTGTCTTTCACGCCGACTGTTCCGCCTGCCGCACGATCTTCCGCCATCGCCTCCTCCGCCGGTCACCGCAACGAATCGAGGATTTCGACCATACAGAATGGGCAATCCCGGCGGCAGGTCACGCGCATTTCGCAGCGGGCGCGAGCGTGCCATGCTGGATTTCGGCCCCGGAGGCGGACGCCGATGAAGAAGCGCATCCACCTCAACGCGTTCTCGATGAACTGCGTCTCCCACATCCAGCACGGCCTCTGGGTGCGGGACGACACGCGCCAGCGCGAGTTCAACCGGATCGAGCCCTGG encodes:
- a CDS encoding SDR family NAD(P)-dependent oxidoreductase; this encodes MAEDRAAGGTVGVKDKVVLVTGASRGIGACCVRALLDGGASVVLHYNRNRDAAETLAEAAPERCRLVGADLADEAAPEALWQQALAWRGRIDVLVNNAAAYEAEPAFADDDAWPAAWRAVWLRTLQLNLLAPAELATRAVAHFRARGDGGILIHLSSRAAHRGEKPLLGSYAASKGALNALSHTLARTHGGDGILSYAVAPGWVGTDMSWDYINETGDRG